The Globicephala melas chromosome 13, mGloMel1.2, whole genome shotgun sequence genome includes a region encoding these proteins:
- the PLA2G3 gene encoding group 3 secretory phospholipase A2 — MGVLVVLLGVLNFLGAALGDSPALHLHSTSCHLARPISGSPLGFLSFLGKDAQGLALFHARWDGHGRLQVCSRQDEPELTTAFSTLCAGEITRDSFIHTPGPELQRALATLKRQWEACRGPAKSPAETREKRAAGQSGAPGMGNQRVKRGWTMPGTLWCGVGDSAGNTSELGVFQGPDLCCQEHDRCPQTVSPFQYNYGIRNYRLHTISHCNCDARFQQCLHNQRDSISDIVGVAFFNVLAIPCFVLEDQEACVEWYWWGGCRTYGSVSLARLQPRTFYNASWSSLAIPLTPSPQNPAPSKPRWIQHPQKWPAQQKESEYPSQANATALQAPVASPGPDVASIVQLEVTDSGLQGLWRGLKPQGARQACRGFRRLDQCEHQIGPQKTKFQLFNDAREPLFHCNCTRRLARFLRLHSPPVDANILWELLGMTCFKLAPPLDCAEGKGCSKDPRAIKVSARHLQQLQQRQLQLQGTGTDNRQAWTSEHPKAPMSFYDRCLQLTQGAGGPEGQQKSWNQ; from the exons ATGGGGGTTCTGGTGGTGCTCTTGGGGGTGCTGAACTTCCTGGGGGCAGCTCTGGGGGACTCCCCTGCCCTCCACTTGCACAGCACCTCCTGCCACTTGGCCAGACCCATCTCTGGCAGCCCTTTGGGGTTCCTTAGCTTCTTGGGCAAGGATGCCCAGGGACTAGCCCTGTTCCATGCCCGCTGGGATGGGCACGGGAGGCTGCAGGTGTGCAGCCGGCAGGATGAGCCAGAGCTCACTACAGCCTTCAGTACCCTCTGTGCTGGTGAGATCACCCGGGACTCCTTCATCCACACCCCTGGACCTGAGCTGCAGAGAGCCCTGGCCACCCTTAAGCGTCAGTGGGAGGCCTGCAGAGGGCCTGCCAAGAGTCCAGCAGAGACCAGGGAGAAGCGAGCAGCAGGGCAGAGTGGAGCGCCTGGCATGGGGAACCAGCGAGTGAAGAGAGGCTGGACCATGCCTGGCACACTGTGGTGTGGAGTTGGGGATTCTGCCGGGAACACCTCGGAGCTGG GGGTCTTCCAGGGCCCCGATCTCTGCTGCCAGGAACACGACCGCTGCCCACAGACTGTCTCACCCTTCCAGTACAACTATGGCATCCGAAACTACCGACTCCACACCATCTCCCACTGCAACTGTGATGCCAG GTTCCAGCAGTGCCTGCATAACCAGCGGGACTCCATCTCTGACATCGTGGGCGTGGCCTTCTTCAACGTGCTGGCGATCCCCTGTTTCGTCCTGGAggaccaggaggcctgtgtggagTGGTACTGGTGGGGCGG GTGTAGAACATATGGCTCTGTATCCCTCGCCCGTCTCCAGCCCAGGACCTTCTACAATGCCTCCTGGAGCTCCCTTGCCATTCCCCTGACTCCCAGTCCTCAGAACCCAGCACCCAGCAAGCCTCGGTGGATTCAGCACCCTCAGAAGTGGCCAGCACAGCAGAAAGAGTCCGAGTACCCCAGCCAAGCCAATGCCACAGCCCTCCAGGCCCCTGTGGCCTCCCCTGGGCCTGATGTGGCCTCCATAGTCCAGCTGGAGGTCACTGATTCAGGCCTCCAGGGACTATGGCGTGGCCTAAAACCTCAAG GTGCCCGCCAGGCCTGCCGCGGCTTCCGCCGCCTGGACCAGTGTGAGCATCAGATCGGGCCCCAGAAGACCAAGTTCCAGCTGTTCAACGATGCCCGTGAACCCCTCTTCCACTGCAACTGCACGCGCCG tCTGGCACGCTTCCTGAGGCTCCACAGCCCACCTGTGGACGCCAACATACTTTGGGAGCTGCTGGGCATGACCTGCTTCAAACTGGCCCCTCCACTGGACTGTGCTGAGGGCAAAGG CTGTTCCAAAGACCCCAGGGCCATCAAGGTGTCAGCTCGGCACCTGCAGCAACTTCAGCAGAGGCAACTCCAGCTCCAGGGGACAGGCACAGACAACAGGCAGGCATGGACTTCAGAGCACCCAAAGGCCCCCATGTCATTCTATGACCGGTGTCTGCAGCTGACCCAGGGAGCCGGAGGACCTGAAGGACAGCAGAAATCCTGGAACCAGTGA
- the INPP5J gene encoding phosphatidylinositol 4,5-bisphosphate 5-phosphatase A isoform X4, with protein sequence MEEQTFKNRKRRGRGSCVLPLSLLTPLLQGNKGGVSVRLAAFGHMLCFLNCHLPAHMDKAEQRKDNFQTILSLQQFQGPGAQGILDHDLVFWFGDLNFRIESYDLHFVKFAIDSEQLHQLWEKDQLNMAKNTWPILRGFQEGPLNFAPTFKFDVGTNKYDTSAKKRKPAWTDRILWKVKAPGGGPSPSGRESHRLQVTQHSYHSHMEYTVSDHKPVAAQFVLHFAFRDEVPLVRLDVADEWVRPEQAVVRYRIETVFARSSWDWIGLYRVGFRHCKDYVAYVWAKHEDVDGNIYQVTFSEESLPKGHGDFILGYYSHTHSILIGVTEPFQISLPTSELASSSTDSSGASSEDEDDSTLELLASKSRSPSPGKSKRHRSRSPGLARFPGLALQPSSCERRGTSRSPSPQSRRLPRVAPNGGSDGGSRGNSEEGPPGLPGSWAFPPSVPQSLGLLPALRLETVDPGGGSSWGPNREAPAPDSLSPSPQGQQGLEEGGLGP encoded by the exons ATGGAAGAGCAGACCTTTAAGAACCGGaaaaggcgggggcgggggagttGTGTCCTGCCTCTCAGCCTCCTCACGCCTCTGCTGCAG GGCAACAAGGGTGGAGTGAGTGTGCGACTGGCCGCCTTCGGGCACATGCTGTGTTTCCTGAACTGCCACCTGCCGGCCCACATGGACAAAGCGGAGCAGCGCAAGGACAACTTCCAGACCATCCTCAGCCTCCAGCAGTTCCAGGGGCCTGGAGCTCAAGGCATCTTGGATCACGA CCTCGTGTTCTGGTTCGGGGACCTGAACTTCCGCATCGAGAGCTACGACCTGCACTTCGTCAAATTTGCCATCGACAGCGAGCAGCTCCACCAGCTCTGGGAGAAAGACCAG CTCAACATGGCCAAGAACACCTGGCCCATCCTGAGGGGCTTCCAGGAGGGGCCCCTCAACTTTGCGCCCACCTTCAAGTTTGACGTGGGTACTAACAAATATGATACCAG TGCCAAGAAGCGGAAGCCAGCCTGGACAGACCGTATCCTGTGGAAGGTCAAGGCTCCAGGTGGAGGTCCCAGCCCCTCAGGACGGGAGAGCCACCGGCTCCAGGTGACCCAGCACAGCTACCACAGCCACATGGAATACACTGTCAGCGACCACAAGCCCGTGGCTGCCCAGTTCGTCCTGCAC TTTGCCTTCAGAGACGAAGTGCCGCTTGTGCGGCTGGATGTGGCGGACGAGTGGGTGCGGCCGGAGCAGGCTGTGGTGAGGTACCGCATAGAGACGGTGTTCGCCCGCAGCTCCTGGGACTGGATCGGCTTGTACCGG GTGGGTTTCCGCCACTGCAAGGACTACGTGGCTTATGTCTGGGCCAAACACGAGGATGTGGATGGGAACATCTACCAG GTGACATTCAGTGAGGAGTCACTGCCCAAGGGTCACGGAGACTTCATCCTGGGCTATTATAGCCACACCCACAGCATCCTTATCGGGGTCACTGAGCCCTTCCAG ATCTCACTGCCTACCTCGGAGCTGGCCAGCAGCAGCACAGACAGCTCGGGTGCCAGCTCGGAGGACGAGGATGACAGCACCCTGGAGCTGCTCGCATCCAAGTCCCGCAGCCCAAGCCCTGGCAAGTCCAAGCGGCACCGTAGCCGAAGCCCAGGTCTGGCCCGCTTCCCCGGCCTCGCCCTGCAGCCCTCGTCCTGTGAACGCCGTGGCACCAGCCGAAGCCCCTCGCCCCAGAGCCGCCGCCTTCCTCGGGTAGCCCCCAACGGGGGCAGTGATGGTGGCAGCCGGGGCAACAGTGAGGAGGGGCCCCCTGGGCTGCCTGGGTCCTGGGCCTTCCCACCATCTGTGCCTCAAAGCCTGGGGTTGCTGCCTGCCTTGCGCCTAGAGACCGTAGACCCCGGTGGTGGCAGCTCCTGGGGACCCAATCGGGAGGCCCCGGCCCCCGACAGCCTGTCTCCCAGCCCCCAGGGTCAGCAGGGCCTGGAGGAAGGGGGCCTGGGGCCCTGA
- the INPP5J gene encoding phosphatidylinositol 4,5-bisphosphate 5-phosphatase A isoform X3 — protein sequence MPPDDVTSLLHLGSSDDSDRADMIAIGLQEVNSMINKRLKDALFTDQWSELFMDALGPFNFVLVSTVRMQGVILLLFAKYYHLPFLRDVQTDCTRTGLGGYWGNKGGVSVRLAAFGHMLCFLNCHLPAHMDKAEQRKDNFQTILSLQQFQGPGAQGILDHDLVFWFGDLNFRIESYDLHFVKFAIDSEQLHQLWEKDQLNMAKNTWPILRGFQEGPLNFAPTFKFDVGTNKYDTSAKKRKPAWTDRILWKVKAPGGGPSPSGRESHRLQVTQHSYHSHMEYTVSDHKPVAAQFVLHFAFRDEVPLVRLDVADEWVRPEQAVVRYRIETVFARSSWDWIGLYRVGFRHCKDYVAYVWAKHEDVDGNIYQVTFSEESLPKGHGDFILGYYSHTHSILIGVTEPFQISLPTSELASSSTDSSGASSEDEDDSTLELLASKSRSPSPGKSKRHRSRSPGLARFPGLALQPSSCERRGTSRSPSPQSRRLPRVAPNGGSDGGSRGNSEEGPPGLPGSWAFPPSVPQSLGLLPALRLETVDPGGGSSWGPNREAPAPDSLSPSPQGQQGLEEGGLGP from the exons ATGCCCCCCGATGATGTCACATCCCTCCTTCACCTGGGCAGCAGCGATGACAGTGACAGGGCAGACATGATCGCCATAGG GTTGCAGGAAGTGAACTCTATGATCAACAAGCGGCTCAAGGACGCGCTCTTCACCGACCAGTGGAGCGAGCTCTTCATGGACGCACTGGGGCCCTTCAACTTCGTGCTG GTGAGTACTGTGCGGATGCAGGGCGTCATCCTGCTGCTGTTCGCCAAGTACTACCACCTGCCCTTCCTGAGGGATGTGCAGACTGATTGCACGCGCACTGGCCTGGGTGGCTATTGG GGCAACAAGGGTGGAGTGAGTGTGCGACTGGCCGCCTTCGGGCACATGCTGTGTTTCCTGAACTGCCACCTGCCGGCCCACATGGACAAAGCGGAGCAGCGCAAGGACAACTTCCAGACCATCCTCAGCCTCCAGCAGTTCCAGGGGCCTGGAGCTCAAGGCATCTTGGATCACGA CCTCGTGTTCTGGTTCGGGGACCTGAACTTCCGCATCGAGAGCTACGACCTGCACTTCGTCAAATTTGCCATCGACAGCGAGCAGCTCCACCAGCTCTGGGAGAAAGACCAG CTCAACATGGCCAAGAACACCTGGCCCATCCTGAGGGGCTTCCAGGAGGGGCCCCTCAACTTTGCGCCCACCTTCAAGTTTGACGTGGGTACTAACAAATATGATACCAG TGCCAAGAAGCGGAAGCCAGCCTGGACAGACCGTATCCTGTGGAAGGTCAAGGCTCCAGGTGGAGGTCCCAGCCCCTCAGGACGGGAGAGCCACCGGCTCCAGGTGACCCAGCACAGCTACCACAGCCACATGGAATACACTGTCAGCGACCACAAGCCCGTGGCTGCCCAGTTCGTCCTGCAC TTTGCCTTCAGAGACGAAGTGCCGCTTGTGCGGCTGGATGTGGCGGACGAGTGGGTGCGGCCGGAGCAGGCTGTGGTGAGGTACCGCATAGAGACGGTGTTCGCCCGCAGCTCCTGGGACTGGATCGGCTTGTACCGG GTGGGTTTCCGCCACTGCAAGGACTACGTGGCTTATGTCTGGGCCAAACACGAGGATGTGGATGGGAACATCTACCAG GTGACATTCAGTGAGGAGTCACTGCCCAAGGGTCACGGAGACTTCATCCTGGGCTATTATAGCCACACCCACAGCATCCTTATCGGGGTCACTGAGCCCTTCCAG ATCTCACTGCCTACCTCGGAGCTGGCCAGCAGCAGCACAGACAGCTCGGGTGCCAGCTCGGAGGACGAGGATGACAGCACCCTGGAGCTGCTCGCATCCAAGTCCCGCAGCCCAAGCCCTGGCAAGTCCAAGCGGCACCGTAGCCGAAGCCCAGGTCTGGCCCGCTTCCCCGGCCTCGCCCTGCAGCCCTCGTCCTGTGAACGCCGTGGCACCAGCCGAAGCCCCTCGCCCCAGAGCCGCCGCCTTCCTCGGGTAGCCCCCAACGGGGGCAGTGATGGTGGCAGCCGGGGCAACAGTGAGGAGGGGCCCCCTGGGCTGCCTGGGTCCTGGGCCTTCCCACCATCTGTGCCTCAAAGCCTGGGGTTGCTGCCTGCCTTGCGCCTAGAGACCGTAGACCCCGGTGGTGGCAGCTCCTGGGGACCCAATCGGGAGGCCCCGGCCCCCGACAGCCTGTCTCCCAGCCCCCAGGGTCAGCAGGGCCTGGAGGAAGGGGGCCTGGGGCCCTGA